One genomic segment of Chitinophaga sancti includes these proteins:
- a CDS encoding NupC/NupG family nucleoside CNT transporter, translating to MGRFQGLFGILLILGLAYLFSNNKKKINFRLVLSGIGLQIIIALLVFKVPPVFRFFQLLGKAMGKLEQFAREGVAFVYAGIAVKPTPDTVSDYAQSGFVFAFNVTAAIILVCSLVAIFYHFGIMQRIVAVIARAMNVIMRVSGAEALSNVASAFVGQIEAQVMIRPYLPYMTKSELLASMSGSLACIAGGILVVYSNMGLAAGMDLAPMLITASLMAAPGALVISKIVFPETEESQTMGVVKLDVKSHYVNVIDAISHGASDGFKIAMNVIAMIIGFIALIAFLDWGLLKIGHIFNPGFDLSLNYIFGKLFYPVAWAMGVPNGDVNNVATLLGQKLTVNEFIAFKHLTDKTIPVVSSKGLLIVSVAICGFANFSSVGMQIGGIGVLAPERRGDLAALGMKALFCGTLASYLSATIAGILI from the coding sequence ATGGGACGTTTTCAGGGCCTTTTTGGTATTTTACTCATCCTGGGACTTGCTTACTTATTTTCCAACAACAAAAAGAAGATCAATTTCCGTCTTGTATTGAGTGGTATTGGCCTGCAGATAATAATTGCCCTGCTGGTATTCAAGGTACCACCGGTTTTCAGATTTTTCCAGTTATTAGGTAAAGCGATGGGTAAGCTGGAACAGTTTGCCCGTGAAGGTGTGGCTTTTGTGTATGCAGGCATTGCGGTGAAACCTACCCCTGATACGGTCAGTGATTATGCCCAGAGTGGTTTTGTGTTTGCGTTCAACGTAACTGCTGCGATCATTCTAGTGTGTTCGCTGGTGGCGATATTCTATCACTTTGGAATTATGCAGCGGATAGTGGCAGTGATAGCCAGGGCAATGAATGTGATTATGCGGGTGAGTGGTGCGGAGGCGTTGAGCAATGTGGCAAGTGCGTTTGTGGGGCAGATTGAAGCCCAGGTAATGATCCGTCCTTATTTGCCATATATGACCAAGAGTGAGTTGCTGGCATCGATGAGTGGTAGCCTGGCGTGTATAGCGGGGGGTATCCTAGTGGTGTATTCCAATATGGGATTGGCTGCGGGCATGGACCTGGCACCGATGCTGATCACGGCGAGTCTGATGGCGGCGCCGGGAGCGTTGGTGATATCGAAGATTGTGTTTCCGGAAACGGAGGAATCACAGACCATGGGCGTTGTGAAGCTGGATGTGAAGAGTCATTATGTAAATGTGATTGATGCGATTTCACATGGTGCGAGTGATGGGTTTAAGATTGCGATGAATGTGATTGCCATGATCATTGGGTTTATTGCGTTGATTGCGTTTTTAGACTGGGGGTTGCTGAAGATCGGGCATATTTTCAATCCGGGATTTGATTTGAGCCTGAATTACATATTTGGGAAGTTGTTCTATCCGGTGGCTTGGGCGATGGGTGTACCGAATGGGGATGTAAATAATGTGGCGACCTTGCTGGGACAGAAGCTGACGGTAAATGAGTTTATTGCATTTAAGCATTTGACGGATAAGACGATCCCAGTGGTATCTTCTAAGGGGTTGTTGATTGTGAGTGTGGCAATTTGTGGGTTTGCTAATTTTAGTAGTGTGGGGATGCAGATTGGGGGTATTGGTGTGTTAGCGCCAGAGAGAAGAGGGGATTTGGCAGCGTTGGGGATGAAGGCGTTGTTTTGTGGAACGCTCGCTTCTTATTTGTCAGCGACGATAGCGGGGATTTTGATCTAA
- the smc gene encoding chromosome segregation protein SMC: MRLKTLEIKGFKSFADKTVLHFDEGVTGVIGPNGCGKSNIIDSIRWVIGEHKISNLRSENQSGLVFNGSKTRSASGMAEVSLTFENTRNVLPTEFTTVTITRKFYKNGDSEYRLNDVACRLKDIHNLFMDTGVSTDSYAIIELGMVDDIIKDKENSRRRMLEQAAGISIYKTRKKEAKSKLDATEGDLNRIEDLLFEINNNLKTLEAQARKAERFYEIKKEYREVSIELAKAALEGFNVEFKDLTDQQQAESDKKLALEADITKDEASVEEDKLHFVAKERELSVLQKSFNELVATIRTKENDKNLATQQLTYLKERERNISHFLANAEGQLQGLTDSIAFTENQVTEEQDVFDSLQDQLEGLQDMVDEKKESFNQKKLALETLRRDQQQWQRQQFEAEKKVAVADTSVQNLVRSIQQLQEEKTNRQLQITQLEEEKASLQDTLLDSKADLEDMVAFQEETKGKILSTQGEIEGLRDKLVDENRTLDQKKNEYDLLKSLVDSLEGYPDSIKFLKKNTDWNNKAPILSDIFFCREDYRTCVENLLEPYLNYYVVNNAAEAIQAINLLDDYKKGKANFFILDQFHHQGGQLFTPANTIPALDVVEIDERYKGLGNYLLGKVFIADNVTGIEWDQLADQDVLVIEKSGRIVRGKYNMSGGSVGAFEGKKLGRAKNLEKLDEEIRALETIVATLREQIQEKHNQVLGFNTQLNENKINQQREKINQLNNQVFGLQNRIENFRHLIDSGDKRLAEMQQSLEQNQESIAGVREELEDLNEKVHALHDSIINAERAASDAEAQFNQANVQFNNQNLQQTRQQSKVAALRQELDFKRKQLTDLHNQITSNKSQLEDAVANIAAAEDKLGTAEDGLVELFRRKETEEKELNEKDQEYYNFRNQLQEKETSLRTRTRAREELDRQLTVIKDKVNELKLQLASMKERLSVEFKVNLDEIIDEQRSSVLPADELQGSAERLKKRLENMGEINPTAIEAYQEMKKRYEFILEQKNDLVTAKESLMATIQEVEATANQKFLETFNQVKENFVRVFKALFTEEDQCDMILSDPENLADTGIEIIAKPKGKRPAAITQLSGGEKTLTATALLFAIYLIKPAPFCILDEVDAPLDDANVGKFTNMIRKFSDNSQFIIVTHNKQTMASVDVIYGVTMQEPGVSKLVPVDFRSLN; the protein is encoded by the coding sequence GTGCGTTTAAAAACATTAGAAATCAAAGGCTTCAAAAGTTTTGCAGACAAGACTGTCTTACACTTCGACGAGGGTGTAACCGGGGTTATAGGCCCCAACGGCTGTGGCAAAAGTAATATTATCGACTCCATCCGATGGGTTATCGGTGAGCATAAGATCTCCAATCTCCGCTCTGAAAACCAATCAGGCCTGGTGTTCAACGGCTCCAAAACCCGCTCCGCCAGCGGGATGGCTGAAGTAAGCCTCACGTTTGAGAATACCCGCAATGTACTCCCTACTGAGTTTACCACTGTCACTATCACCCGCAAATTCTACAAGAACGGCGATTCCGAATACCGCCTCAATGACGTAGCGTGCCGACTCAAAGACATCCATAATCTCTTTATGGATACAGGTGTCAGTACCGACTCCTATGCCATTATCGAACTCGGAATGGTGGATGATATCATCAAAGATAAAGAGAACTCCCGCCGCCGCATGCTTGAGCAAGCCGCCGGTATCTCCATCTACAAAACCCGTAAAAAAGAAGCAAAATCCAAACTCGACGCCACCGAAGGGGATCTGAACCGTATTGAGGACCTGTTATTTGAAATCAACAACAACCTCAAAACCCTCGAAGCCCAGGCCCGAAAAGCAGAACGCTTCTACGAAATCAAGAAAGAATACCGCGAAGTCTCTATAGAACTGGCCAAAGCTGCCCTCGAAGGCTTTAATGTCGAATTTAAAGACCTCACCGACCAGCAACAAGCCGAATCAGACAAAAAACTGGCCCTGGAAGCCGACATCACCAAAGATGAAGCCTCCGTCGAAGAAGATAAACTCCACTTCGTAGCCAAAGAACGCGAACTCTCTGTCCTCCAAAAATCCTTCAACGAACTGGTAGCCACCATCCGTACCAAGGAAAACGACAAGAACCTCGCTACACAACAACTCACTTACTTAAAGGAAAGAGAACGCAATATCAGCCACTTCCTAGCCAACGCTGAGGGACAGCTGCAAGGCCTCACCGACTCCATCGCATTTACTGAAAACCAGGTTACTGAAGAACAGGACGTGTTCGACTCCCTCCAGGATCAACTGGAAGGCCTGCAGGACATGGTCGATGAGAAAAAGGAATCCTTTAACCAAAAGAAACTGGCCCTCGAAACCCTCCGCCGCGATCAGCAACAATGGCAACGCCAGCAGTTCGAAGCAGAGAAAAAAGTGGCCGTAGCCGATACCTCGGTACAAAACCTGGTACGCAGCATCCAACAGCTGCAGGAAGAAAAAACCAACCGCCAGCTGCAGATCACGCAACTGGAAGAAGAAAAGGCCTCCCTCCAGGATACCCTGCTGGATAGCAAAGCTGACCTGGAAGATATGGTCGCTTTCCAGGAAGAGACCAAAGGCAAGATCCTCAGCACCCAGGGCGAAATCGAAGGACTCCGCGATAAACTCGTGGATGAAAACCGTACCCTCGATCAGAAAAAGAACGAGTACGACCTGCTGAAATCACTGGTTGACAGTCTGGAAGGCTACCCCGACAGTATCAAATTCCTCAAGAAAAATACCGACTGGAACAATAAGGCACCCATACTAAGCGATATCTTCTTCTGTCGTGAAGACTACCGCACCTGCGTGGAGAACCTGCTCGAACCTTACCTGAACTATTACGTAGTCAACAACGCCGCCGAAGCCATTCAGGCCATTAACCTCCTCGATGACTACAAAAAGGGTAAAGCCAACTTCTTTATCCTCGACCAGTTCCATCATCAGGGCGGGCAGCTCTTTACCCCAGCCAATACCATCCCGGCACTGGATGTGGTAGAGATCGACGAACGTTACAAAGGTCTCGGCAACTACCTCCTGGGCAAAGTATTCATCGCTGACAATGTAACCGGTATCGAATGGGACCAGCTTGCTGACCAGGATGTACTCGTGATCGAAAAGAGCGGACGCATCGTACGTGGTAAATACAACATGAGCGGTGGTAGCGTGGGCGCTTTCGAAGGTAAAAAACTCGGTCGTGCCAAGAACCTCGAAAAACTGGATGAAGAGATCCGTGCACTGGAAACCATCGTCGCTACCCTGCGGGAACAGATACAGGAAAAGCACAACCAGGTACTCGGCTTCAACACCCAGCTGAATGAAAACAAGATCAACCAGCAGCGGGAGAAGATCAACCAGCTGAACAACCAGGTGTTTGGTCTCCAGAACAGGATCGAGAACTTCCGTCACCTGATCGATTCCGGCGATAAACGACTGGCCGAAATGCAGCAATCCCTGGAACAAAACCAGGAAAGCATAGCCGGTGTAAGAGAAGAACTGGAAGATCTGAACGAAAAGGTACACGCCCTGCACGACAGCATTATCAACGCAGAACGTGCTGCCAGCGACGCCGAAGCCCAGTTCAACCAGGCGAACGTACAGTTCAACAACCAGAACTTACAGCAAACCCGCCAGCAATCCAAAGTAGCGGCCCTGCGCCAGGAACTGGATTTCAAACGTAAACAACTGACCGATCTGCACAACCAGATCACCAGCAATAAATCCCAGCTGGAAGACGCCGTGGCCAACATCGCCGCTGCCGAAGACAAACTGGGCACTGCCGAAGATGGGCTCGTAGAACTCTTCCGCCGCAAGGAAACAGAGGAGAAGGAACTGAACGAAAAAGACCAGGAATACTATAACTTCCGTAACCAGTTGCAGGAAAAGGAAACCAGTCTTCGTACCCGCACCCGTGCGCGTGAGGAACTGGACCGCCAGCTCACCGTGATCAAAGACAAGGTGAACGAACTGAAGTTACAACTGGCCTCCATGAAGGAGCGTTTAAGTGTAGAATTCAAGGTAAATCTTGATGAAATCATCGACGAACAACGTAGCTCCGTATTGCCGGCAGATGAATTGCAGGGTAGTGCTGAGCGACTCAAGAAGCGGCTGGAAAACATGGGTGAGATCAACCCTACGGCAATTGAAGCCTACCAGGAGATGAAGAAACGTTATGAGTTCATTCTGGAACAAAAGAATGACCTTGTGACCGCCAAAGAATCTCTGATGGCTACCATCCAGGAAGTAGAAGCGACCGCCAACCAGAAATTCCTCGAAACCTTTAACCAGGTGAAGGAAAACTTTGTTAGAGTGTTTAAGGCGCTGTTTACAGAAGAAGACCAGTGTGACATGATCCTGAGTGATCCTGAAAACCTGGCAGACACAGGAATTGAAATCATCGCAAAACCGAAAGGAAAGCGTCCGGCAGCCATTACACAGCTGAGTGGGGGAGAGAAGACCCTGACGGCAACAGCACTGCTGTTTGCTATCTACCTGATCAAACCAGCCCCGTTCTGTATATTGGATGAGGTGGATGCGCCGCTGGATGATGCGAATGTTGGGAAGTTTACTAATATGATTCGTAAATTTTCGGATAATTCACAGTTTATCATTGTGACGCATAATAAGCAGACGATGGCATCGGTAGATGTGATTTATGGTGTGACGATGCAGGAACCAGGTGTAAGTAAACTTGTTCCTGTGGATTTCAGGAGTCTGAATTAG
- a CDS encoding DUF4259 domain-containing protein, with the protein MGTWGTRNFENDGSLDWVFEMIDAKDGGLISDTLQFSLNKDGLLDTSECEDALAAAETVAALTGKPSEDYPETPLEKLDSLNVLATLALRKLAVSVIEKIKLNSEMKQTYTESGEVEAWFAVQDELIRRLS; encoded by the coding sequence ATGGGCACATGGGGTACCAGAAATTTTGAAAATGATGGTTCACTAGACTGGGTATTTGAAATGATTGATGCTAAGGATGGAGGCTTGATCTCTGATACCTTGCAGTTCTCATTGAACAAAGACGGTCTCCTCGACACTTCTGAATGCGAAGACGCATTGGCAGCCGCTGAAACAGTAGCCGCGCTTACAGGTAAACCCAGTGAAGATTATCCTGAAACTCCACTGGAAAAGCTGGATTCTTTAAACGTTCTGGCTACCCTGGCATTAAGAAAACTGGCGGTTTCAGTGATTGAAAAGATCAAGCTGAATTCTGAAATGAAGCAGACGTATACAGAGAGTGGAGAGGTAGAAGCGTGGTTTGCTGTACAGGATGAGCTGATTAGAAGACTGAGCTAA
- the bshC gene encoding bacillithiol biosynthesis cysteine-adding enzyme BshC — MEQPVSNITYSQTGYFNQLVIDFLADHPHLRPFYKHSSLSPDFEAAIAAKKSQPQNRGVLVSSLQEQYKGLHITDHVKNNINALGSANTFTITTAHQPNIFTGYLYFVYKILQAIKLASQLQDKYPQYKFVPVYYMGSEDADLDELGHIYLAGKNINWATSQQGAVGRMQPEGFADLFTTIESALGYGPYTAELMDMMKKAYLEHENIQEATLYLVNELFGRFGLVVLVPDSPALKRLYIPVMRDELLHQHSHKIVNETLTRLSQHYKVQANPREINLFYLTPTSRERIVQIGDTWKVLHMPVEFTRDTLEKELQEHPERFSPNVILRGLYQETILPNIAFIGGGGEIAYWIELQDLFAHYKVPFPVLLLRNSFLLADMPSLARLNKLGLEVPDLFRDVESLVNDFVQKHTNAALVLKDEYTAIEKLFDELSLKADIDITLVKSVESERSKAIKSIGKLEHKFLRAEKKKFAWQTDQIRVLKQKLFPANSLQERKENFMPWYIQQGPGFFDLILEHLDPITDQFGIIYTD, encoded by the coding sequence ATGGAGCAACCTGTAAGCAATATAACGTATAGTCAGACGGGGTATTTCAATCAACTAGTAATCGACTTTCTGGCAGATCATCCGCATCTCCGTCCCTTTTACAAACATTCTTCCCTATCCCCTGATTTTGAAGCCGCTATCGCCGCCAAAAAATCCCAGCCACAAAACCGTGGGGTATTAGTCTCCTCCCTGCAGGAACAATACAAGGGCCTTCATATCACTGATCACGTCAAAAACAACATCAATGCCTTAGGCTCGGCGAATACCTTCACTATTACCACCGCTCACCAGCCTAACATCTTCACGGGCTACCTCTATTTTGTATACAAGATCCTGCAAGCCATCAAGCTTGCCAGCCAGTTGCAAGACAAGTACCCGCAATATAAATTCGTCCCTGTTTACTACATGGGCAGTGAAGATGCTGACCTCGACGAACTCGGCCACATCTACCTCGCCGGCAAAAATATCAACTGGGCCACCTCCCAGCAAGGCGCCGTAGGCCGCATGCAGCCCGAAGGCTTCGCCGATCTCTTCACCACCATCGAGTCCGCCCTTGGTTACGGCCCTTACACCGCTGAACTTATGGACATGATGAAAAAGGCTTACCTCGAACACGAAAACATCCAGGAAGCCACCTTATACCTTGTAAATGAACTCTTTGGCCGTTTCGGTCTTGTTGTGCTAGTCCCTGACAGCCCGGCGCTGAAGCGACTCTACATCCCCGTCATGCGGGATGAGTTGCTGCACCAGCATTCCCATAAAATCGTTAATGAGACCCTCACCCGGCTCTCTCAACATTATAAAGTACAGGCCAATCCCCGCGAAATCAACCTGTTCTACCTGACCCCGACCTCCCGCGAACGCATCGTTCAGATAGGTGATACCTGGAAAGTGCTGCACATGCCGGTCGAGTTCACCCGCGACACGCTGGAAAAGGAATTACAGGAACACCCGGAGCGATTCAGCCCGAACGTTATATTAAGAGGCCTCTACCAGGAAACCATCCTTCCAAATATCGCCTTTATCGGCGGGGGAGGGGAGATCGCCTACTGGATTGAATTACAGGACCTCTTCGCCCATTACAAAGTTCCATTCCCGGTACTGCTATTGCGCAACTCCTTCCTGCTGGCAGATATGCCCTCCTTAGCCCGTTTAAACAAACTGGGCCTGGAAGTCCCGGATCTGTTCAGGGATGTAGAATCATTGGTCAACGATTTTGTACAAAAACATACCAATGCCGCACTGGTCTTAAAAGATGAATACACGGCGATCGAAAAGCTTTTTGATGAATTGTCTTTAAAAGCAGATATTGATATTACCCTGGTGAAATCAGTGGAATCAGAGCGATCCAAAGCGATAAAATCCATTGGTAAGCTGGAACATAAGTTCCTCCGTGCAGAGAAAAAGAAATTCGCCTGGCAGACGGACCAGATCCGGGTACTCAAACAGAAGTTATTCCCGGCTAATAGTCTACAGGAGCGTAAAGAGAACTTTATGCCCTGGTATATTCAGCAGGGACCGGGTTTCTTTGATCTGATCCTGGAACATCTGGATCCAATCACCGATCAATTCGGGATTATTTATACGGATTAA
- a CDS encoding FUSC family protein — protein sequence MRHWIQEVRNFIYSYHFSTGLRTTISVVVPSVVCSMLGNLPLGIVISLGALATALSDVPGTAIHKRNGTLIAIGFIWFTAITTSLIMPYPVLMTFYILACCFMNSMLLIYGNRGGNIGIACMLVMVSILGEKAVSPYEAVIHSLYILLGAVWYGLLALLLWQIRPYLSVQQMLSECITETADYLLARARFYEPDAGDKIEEIYKDVLAQQVVVSEKQEAVRELLLKRRSHQEGTTSINKALVLIFLDMVDLQEQIMAAQTDYQALHESFDGAGVLDKFHTLILEFAGELKIIGEAVAAGQRSLPKANLRYEIVKVQTAVDDIRKTLPTVKERSRLLVLSNILHNLADMAQRIYNLHRLTRLERVKDEIIDPRLQLSSFTNHGQYDAETFFNNLTFQSHIFRHALRVSLAAVTGYVIGQLFHLDRIYWILLTIVVILKPGFSITKARSYQRIYGTVAGALFAAVILFFTMNNTVIFIFMLLCILGAYSFMTHQYTLSVFFVTPFVIFLLHFLHPAHFYNVGWRVMDTTIGGTIAFFANLLLWPSWEKNTLPSHMIKMVKSNANYFEQVMHLYTQETFVVNDYKLARKDSNVSAANLMSAFQRMLSEPKSKQKNGSQVYHFVVVNNSIISHIAALANYGTTHNGVRFHQPEYKLLSNNLQAYFSCILEMLERPGEKVVAPPATVEAFETLDMKLEAMYQKRQEEVNNGQGDTVLRQEILEVKQVRDQLHAVMSLLKDMKKTLEQNS from the coding sequence ATGCGGCATTGGATCCAGGAAGTCAGGAATTTCATCTACAGCTATCATTTTAGTACCGGTTTGCGTACCACCATCAGTGTGGTCGTGCCTTCTGTAGTCTGCTCGATGCTGGGCAACCTCCCGCTCGGGATCGTCATTTCGCTCGGCGCCCTCGCTACTGCCCTCTCGGACGTACCAGGAACTGCCATTCATAAGCGAAACGGGACGCTAATTGCCATCGGTTTCATCTGGTTTACCGCCATTACTACCTCTCTCATTATGCCGTACCCGGTATTGATGACCTTTTATATACTGGCGTGTTGTTTTATGAACTCCATGTTGCTTATTTATGGCAACAGAGGGGGGAATATCGGGATCGCCTGTATGCTGGTGATGGTATCTATACTGGGGGAAAAGGCGGTGTCCCCCTACGAAGCAGTCATTCACAGTCTCTATATATTATTAGGTGCAGTTTGGTATGGGCTCCTGGCACTGTTACTCTGGCAGATACGGCCTTATTTAAGTGTACAACAGATGCTCTCTGAGTGTATTACGGAAACGGCGGATTATTTACTGGCAAGGGCGCGGTTTTATGAGCCGGATGCTGGTGATAAAATTGAAGAAATTTATAAAGATGTACTGGCACAGCAAGTCGTGGTGAGTGAGAAACAGGAGGCGGTGAGAGAGTTGTTATTAAAAAGGCGTTCTCACCAGGAAGGTACGACCAGTATTAATAAGGCATTAGTGCTGATCTTCCTCGATATGGTGGACCTGCAGGAGCAGATTATGGCGGCGCAGACGGATTACCAGGCCTTGCATGAGTCATTTGACGGGGCGGGGGTGCTGGATAAATTTCATACACTGATATTGGAGTTTGCAGGCGAGTTGAAGATTATAGGCGAAGCAGTAGCGGCCGGACAACGATCTTTGCCGAAGGCGAACCTGCGGTATGAGATTGTAAAAGTGCAGACGGCTGTGGATGATATCAGGAAAACTTTACCAACAGTTAAAGAGCGGTCACGATTGCTGGTGCTGTCAAATATCCTGCATAACCTGGCGGATATGGCGCAAAGGATCTATAACCTGCACCGGCTTACAAGGCTGGAAAGGGTGAAGGATGAGATTATTGATCCAAGATTACAATTATCCAGTTTTACGAACCATGGGCAGTATGATGCGGAGACATTCTTTAATAACCTGACTTTTCAGTCGCATATATTCAGGCATGCACTGCGTGTAAGTCTGGCGGCGGTGACGGGGTATGTGATCGGCCAGTTATTTCACCTGGACAGGATCTACTGGATATTGCTGACAATAGTGGTGATATTGAAACCAGGTTTTAGTATTACGAAAGCCCGTAGTTATCAAAGGATATACGGAACAGTGGCGGGGGCGCTCTTTGCGGCGGTGATCCTGTTCTTTACGATGAACAATACAGTGATATTTATATTTATGTTGCTGTGTATTCTGGGAGCGTATAGTTTTATGACGCACCAGTATACATTGAGTGTGTTTTTTGTGACGCCGTTTGTGATATTCCTGTTACATTTTCTGCATCCGGCACATTTTTATAATGTGGGTTGGAGAGTGATGGACACAACGATTGGGGGAACGATCGCGTTCTTTGCGAATTTGTTGTTGTGGCCGAGTTGGGAGAAGAATACGTTGCCGAGTCATATGATAAAGATGGTGAAGAGTAATGCGAATTATTTTGAGCAGGTGATGCATTTGTATACACAGGAGACTTTTGTGGTGAATGATTATAAGTTGGCAAGGAAGGATTCGAATGTGAGTGCGGCGAACCTGATGTCAGCGTTTCAGCGAATGCTGTCAGAGCCGAAGAGTAAGCAAAAGAATGGGTCGCAGGTGTATCATTTTGTGGTGGTGAATAATTCGATTATTTCGCATATAGCGGCGTTGGCGAATTATGGGACGACGCATAATGGGGTGAGGTTTCATCAGCCGGAGTATAAGTTGTTGAGTAATAATCTGCAGGCGTATTTTAGTTGTATATTGGAGATGTTGGAGCGGCCTGGGGAGAAAGTGGTGGCGCCGCCGGCGACTGTGGAGGCGTTTGAGACGTTGGATATGAAGTTGGAGGCGATGTATCAGAAGAGGCAGGAGGAGGTGAATAATGGGCAGGGGGATACGGTGTTGAGGCAGGAGATATTGGAGGTGAAGCAAGTGAGGGATCAGTTACATGCGGTGATGAGTTTGTTGAAGGATATGAAGAAGACGTTGGAGCAGAATAGTTAG